Part of the Terriglobales bacterium genome is shown below.
TCCGAGCCCAGGGCGGCCAGTGCGGTGCCGGCGGCGACCGCGGCGGCCGAGCCTCCCGAGGAGCCGCCGGGCACGCGCTCCGGGTCGTGCGGATTGCGCACCGGGCCGAAGGCGGAGTTCTCGTTGGAGGAACCCATGGCGAACTCGTCGCAGTTGGTCTTGCCCAGCAGGACGGCGCCCGCGGCCTCCAGGCGCGCCACCGCCGTGCAGTCGTAGGGCGGGATGAAGTGCGCCAGGAGTTGCGAGCCGGCGGTAGAGCGCACGCCGCGCGTCACCATCACGTCCTTGATGGCCACCGGCACGCCGGCCAGCGGCGGCAGCGGCTCACCTTTTTCCGCCAGCGCGTCGATCTTCGCAGCCTGGGCCAGCGCCCGCTCGCGGCACAGCGTGAGGTAGGCGTGGATCTTGTGGTCCTCGGCTTCGATCTTCTTGTAAAACGCTTCGGCCAGCGCGGTAGCCGTGGTCTCGCGGCACTCGATCGCGGCGCGCGTGGATTCGGCGGTGAGCTTGTTCAGGTCCATTGCCTAGCGCTCAATCACCTTCGGCACTTTGAAGAATGTGCCGTCCGATTCAGGCGCGTTTCCCAGCGCGGCCTCGCGGGTCAGGCACGGGCCGAGAACGTCCGAGCGCATGGCGTGCTCGAAGCGCGCCGTGCCGGTCTTGGCCGGATCGCCGTAGCGGTCGGAAACCTGCGCCATGGGCGCAACCTTCGTCGTGTCCAGTTGGTTGAGCCGGTCAATGTGGTCGAGGATGGAGTTCAGGTCGCGCACCATGCGCGCGCGCTCTTCCTCCGTCAGCTCCAGGTTGGCCAGGTCGGCGACGTAGAGGACGTCTTTTTCGGTGACTTTCATAACGGCAGTTGTCAGTACTCAGTTGTCGGTTGCCAGTGAAAAACGCACCCTGATTCTAACAAATGGACTCGAGGCCCCCTTTACTTCGGGAACTGGCGGCGCA
Proteins encoded:
- the gatC gene encoding Asp-tRNA(Asn)/Glu-tRNA(Gln) amidotransferase subunit GatC, which encodes MKVTEKDVLYVADLANLELTEEERARMVRDLNSILDHIDRLNQLDTTKVAPMAQVSDRYGDPAKTGTARFEHAMRSDVLGPCLTREAALGNAPESDGTFFKVPKVIER